The Bacteroidota bacterium genome contains the following window.
TATTATGAACGCGGTAGAACAGAAACCTTAAGAGATATTGGACTTACATATAAGGAATTAGAAGCACAAGGAATTGGAATGCCTGTATTTTCAATGAATATAAAGTATTTAAAGCCTTCATTTTATGATGATGTTTTAACAGTTAAAACAAAAATATTTAAATTGCCACAAGCAAAAATTTATTTTGAATATGAAATTTATAATCAGGATAATGTTTTGGTAAATTACGCAGAAACAACAT
Protein-coding sequences here:
- a CDS encoding thioesterase family protein, giving the protein MIERETKIRVIYGDTDKMGYVYYGNYPKYYERGRTETLRDIGLTYKELEAQGIGMPVFSMNIKYLKPSFYDDVLTVKTKIFKLPQAKIYFEYEIYNQDNVLVNYAETTLVFIDTKKNKPTRAPEFLINKMKPYFE